ACAATCAAATCCTCTACTTGTTTACCGGAAACCACCACTTCATCAGCAAAGAAGctttcaaattccaaatcaaCAGACCCAAACAAGCGAATCTTCACTAGCTATGGAAATGCTGCTGCTCTGTTTGTTCAAATGGGTGCCTACCGTGGTGGGACTTCATCATTTGCCATTATCGGTTTATCTTCAAAACCCATACAAGTATTCAGTAAACCATGGTATAAATGTGAGTGGATTTCTAATAACAGCTCAAAACCATCAATTAAAGCAAAAGCTATCAAAATGCTACCAGATTGGGGTTATGGTAGAGTTTATACAGTGGTGGTGGTTAACTGTACATTCCCAGTGAACCCTAATGAAGACAATTCAGGTGGGAAACTCAACATCTATGCTTATTATGGAGAATCATCAAAGAAGTATGAAAAAATTGAAGCTCTAGAAGAAAAACCAGGATCTTATAATGAATCAAATTTTAAGCCCCCTTACAAGTATGAGTATCTGTACTGTGGATCTTCTTTATATGGGAACTTAAGTGCATCAAGAATTAGAGAATGGATGGCTTATCATGCTTGGTTTTTTGGACCAAAATCACATTTTGTGTTCCATGATGCTGGAGGTGTTAGTTCAGATGTTAGAGCTGTTCTTGAACCATGGGTTCGATTAGGAAGAGCTACAATTCAAGATATCAGAGATCAAGCTGAATTTGATGGGTATTATTACAATCAATTCTTGATTGTTAATGATTGTTTACATAGATATAGACATTCAGCAAATTGGACATTTTACTTTGATGTCGATGAGTATATCTTTTTGCCGGATGGAAGGAGTTTGGAATCGGTTTTAGCTGACTTTTCAAGTTACACTCAGTTTACTATTGAACAGAATCCTATGTCTAGTAAGCTTTGCTTGAATGATTCAACTCAGAGTTACACCAGGTCAGTTACCAGAACCCTCTACTGATTTCATTTTCTGAACATTGATTTTCCATTGtgttttgatttatcttttcaCTGTGGGTCTTCAAGATGCTCACTGAACCTTAGTTGTAAAGCATTTTATTAAAGTGGGCTTTGTTCAAAATGTTATCTTTTTGTGTTGACGATCTAAGTATTCTTTTTAAAACTTTCGGCAAAGAAAAAATTCGTCTGATTGATTTCTTCACTTCAATTATTTACAGTGAGTGGGGATTTGAGAAACTGGTATTCAGGGATTCAAGAACTAAAATCCGGCGAGACCGAAAATACGCGATACAAGCAAAGAATGCATTCTCTACTGGTGTCCATATGTCCGAAAATGTAACGGGGAACACACTTCACGATACTGAATCCAAAATCCGTTACTACCACTATCACAATTCGATCACAGTACCGGGTGAACCATGCCGGGTGTTCCTGCCTAATTCAGCTAAAAAAACCGGCAAGTTTTTCGAAAACAAACCTTTTGTGTACGATGATAACATGAAGAAGCTAGCGCATGAGATCAAGCAATTTGAAGAAAAGACAATTGGAGCCGTTAATGTGTTAAATCTATAGACAAGGATGTAGTAAGTGTACTGTGATAATTACCCTGCATGTGGATGTATTATATTGTCGGTGAAATGAAGAGTGGTTTgctgtggtggtggtgatgggtggGTGTGTcagataagaaaagaaaaatcaccGAATGATCACGGTAGCTAGCCGGAACTTGATCCACCGACAG
This DNA window, taken from Papaver somniferum cultivar HN1 chromosome 3, ASM357369v1, whole genome shotgun sequence, encodes the following:
- the LOC113356749 gene encoding galactan beta-1,4-galactosyltransferase GALS1-like, which translates into the protein MRKDGTPANVLGNPTGKLFLSFEIKALIATLLTLTVVTAIWNFQPYYGNLITTATATIKSSTCLPETTTSSAKKLSNSKSTDPNKRIFTSYGNAAALFVQMGAYRGGTSSFAIIGLSSKPIQVFSKPWYKCEWISNNSSKPSIKAKAIKMLPDWGYGRVYTVVVVNCTFPVNPNEDNSGGKLNIYAYYGESSKKYEKIEALEEKPGSYNESNFKPPYKYEYLYCGSSLYGNLSASRIREWMAYHAWFFGPKSHFVFHDAGGVSSDVRAVLEPWVRLGRATIQDIRDQAEFDGYYYNQFLIVNDCLHRYRHSANWTFYFDVDEYIFLPDGRSLESVLADFSSYTQFTIEQNPMSSKLCLNDSTQSYTSEWGFEKLVFRDSRTKIRRDRKYAIQAKNAFSTGVHMSENVTGNTLHDTESKIRYYHYHNSITVPGEPCRVFLPNSAKKTGKFFENKPFVYDDNMKKLAHEIKQFEEKTIGAVNVLNL